One genomic window of Saccopteryx bilineata isolate mSacBil1 chromosome 4, mSacBil1_pri_phased_curated, whole genome shotgun sequence includes the following:
- the RBM23 gene encoding probable RNA-binding protein 23 isoform X1, whose amino-acid sequence MASDDFDIVIEAMLEAPYKKEEDEQQRKEVKKDGPSNPSSSTGNSGSGSSTGGEASKKKRSRSHSKSRDRKHSRSRDWDRHRRRNSRSRSRDRQRRHRSRSWDRRHSNESRSRDRRREDRVHYRSPPLATGRRYGHSKSPHFREKSPIREPVDNLSPEERDARTVFCMQLAARIRPRDLEDFFSAVGKVRDVRIISDRNSRRSKGIAYVEFCEIQSVPLAIGLTGQRLLGVPIIVQASQAEKNRLAAMANNLQKGSGGPMRLYVGSLHFNITEDMLRGIFEPFGKIDNIVLMKDSDTGRSKGYGFITFSDSECARRALEQLNGFELAGRPMRVGHVTERLDGGTDITFPDGDQELDLGSAGGRLQLMAKLAEGSGIQLPTTAAAAAATTAAVQAAALQLNGAVPLGALNPGALTALSPALNLASQAIATQCFQLSSLFNPQTM is encoded by the exons ATGGCATCTGATGACTTTGATATAGTGATTGAGGCCATGCTGGAGGCTCCCTATAAAAAAGAGGAG GATGAGCAGCAAAGGAAAGAGGTTAAAAAGGATGGTCCTAGCAACCCCAGCAGCAGCACCGGCAACAGTGGCAGTGGGAGCAGCACCGGTGGGGAGGCAAGCAA GAAAAAGAGGAGTCGGAGCCATAGTAAAAGCAGGGATAGAAAGCACAG TCGTAGTCGAGACTGGGATCGGCATAGACGGAGAAACAGTCGGAGCCGAAGTCGAGATCGGCAGCGTCGTCACCGCAGCCGTAGCTGGGATCGTCGACATAGTAATGAGTCCCGAAGTCGGGACCGTCGTCGTGAGGATCGTGTGCACTATCGGAGTCCACCACTAGCCACTGG ACGTAGGTATGGACACAGTAAGAGTcctcatttcagagagaagagcccAATCAG GGAGCCAGTTGATAATCTGAGTCCTGAGGAACGTGATGCCCGAACAGTTTTCTGTATGCAGTTAGCCGCCCGCATTCGGCCTCGAGACCTGGAGGACTTTTTCTCTGCTGTTGGCAAG GTTCGTGACGTACGTATCATCTCAGATCGGAACTCACGTCGTTCTAAGGGCATTGCTTATGTGGAATTCTGTGAAATCCAGTCTGTGCCACTGGCGATTGGGTTGACCGGGCAGCGGCTTCTGGGAGTACCTATTATTGTACAGGCCTCACAG GCTGAGAAGAACCGACTTGCAGCCATGGCCAACAATCTGCAGAAGGGCAGTGGTGGACCAATGCGCCTGTATGTGGGCTCCCTGCACTTCAATATCACTGAGGACATGCTCCGGGGCATCTTTGAGCCCTTTGGCAAA ATCGATAATATTGTCCTGATGAAGGACTCAGATACAGGCCGCTCTAAAGGTTACGGTTTTATTACG TTCTCTGACTCTGAGTGCGCACGGCGGGCCCTGGAACAGTTGAATGGATTTGAGCTTGCTGGTCGACCTATGAGGGTTGGCCATGTGACTGAGCGACTAGATGGTGGCACAGATATTACTTTTCCTGATGGAGACCAGGAGCTGGATCTGGGATCAGCAGGTGGACGTTTACAGCTCATGGCCAAATTGGCAGAAG gcTCTGGAATCCAGCTGCCAACCACAGCTGCTGCCGCCGCTGCCACCACTGCCGCTGTCCAAGCTGCTGCCTTGCAGTTGAACGGAGCAGTTCCTTTGGGGGCCCTAAACCCAGGAGCTCTGACTG CTCTGAGTCCAGCCCTGAACCTTGCCTCTCAGGCAATCGCCACCCAGTGCTTCCAGCTTTCTAGCCTTTTTAACCCCCAGACCATGTGA
- the REM2 gene encoding GTP-binding protein REM 2 isoform X2: MHSDLDTDMDMDTETTALCPSGSHQTSPPRTPTPANATLLKKPERLFAGLDRSGPPSAPGAPRRRGSMPVPYKHQLRRAQAVDELDWPPQASSSGSSDSLGSGEAAPTQKDAIFKVMLVGESGVGKSTLAGTFGSLQGDSAHELENPEDTYERRIMVDKEEVTLVVYDIWEQGEAGGWLRDHCLQTGDAFLIVFSVTDRRSFSKVPETLLRLRAERPHHDLPVILVGNKSDLARSREVSLEGPVQPGMLLNRPLPAEGRHLAGTLSCKHIETSAALHHNTRELFEGAVRQIRLRRGRSRAGGQRPECGSPEGPAPPARRESLTKKAKRFLANLVPRNAKFFKQRSRSCHDLSVL; encoded by the exons ATGCATTCGGACCTGGACACCGACATGGACATGGACACAGAAACCACAGCACTCTGCCCTTCTGGCAGTCACCAGACCTCCCCCCCAAGGACACCCACGCCAG CAAATGCAACACTGCTGAAGAAGCCAGAGAGACTGTTTGCAGGGCTGGACCGGAGTGGACCACCCTCTGCCCCGGGGGCCCCTAGACGAAGAGGCAGTATGCCTGTCCCCTACAAGCACCAGCTGCGGCGGGCCCAGGCTGTAGATGAACTTGACTGGCCACCTCAAGCTTCATCCTCTGGCTCCTCTGACTCCTTGGGCTCAGGGGAGGCAGCCCCCACCCAAAAGGATGCCATCTTCAAGGTCATGCTGGTGGGGGAGAGCGGTGTGGGCAAGAGTACCCTAGCAGGCACTTTCGGCAGTCTCCAGGGAGACAGTGCTCATGAGCTGGAGAATCCAG AGGACACCTATGAGAGACGCATCATGGTGGATAAAGAGGAAGTAACTCTAGTTGTTTATGACATCTGGGAACAG GGGGAAGCAGGGGGGTGGCTGCGGGACCACTGCCTTCAGACGGGGGATGCTTTTCTCATCGTCTTCTCAGTCACTGATCGACGAAGCTTCTCCAAAGTTCCAGAGACCCTACTTCGGCTCCGGGCTGAGAGGCCCCACCATGACCTGCCTGTCATTCTTGTAGGAAACAAGAGTGACCTGGCCCGTTCCAGGGAGGTCTCATTGGAGG GCCCAGTACAGCCCGGCATGCTCCTGAACCGGCCCCTTCCCGCAGAGGGCCGCCACCTggcaggaacactgagctgcaaGCACATCGAGACATCAGCCGCCCTGCACCACAACACGCGGGAGCTCTTCGAGGGTGCGGTACGCCAGATCCGTCTGCGGAGGGGCCGGAGCCGCGCGGGAGGTCAGCGGCCGGAGTGTGGCAGCCCCGAGGGCCCCGCGCCACCCGCGCGCCGCGAAAGCCTCACCAAGAAGGCCAAGCGCTTCCTTGCCAACCTGGTGCCCCGCAACGCCAAGTTCTTCAAGCAGCGCTCCAGGTCGTGTCACGACCTCTCCGTGCTCTGA
- the REM2 gene encoding GTP-binding protein REM 2 isoform X3 — protein sequence MHSDLDTDMDMDTETTALCPSGSHQTSPPRTPTPEANATLLKKPERLFAGLDRSGPPSAPGAPRRRGSMPVPYKHQLRRAQAVDELDWPPQASSSGSSDSLGSGEAAPTQKDAIFKVMLVGESGVGKSTLAGTFGSLQGDSAHELENPEDTYERRIMVDKEEVTLVVYDIWEQGEAGGWLRDHCLQTGDAFLIVFSVTDRRSFSKVPETLLRLRAERPHHDLPVILVGNKSDLARSREVSLEEGRHLAGTLSCKHIETSAALHHNTRELFEGAVRQIRLRRGRSRAGGQRPECGSPEGPAPPARRESLTKKAKRFLANLVPRNAKFFKQRSRSCHDLSVL from the exons ATGCATTCGGACCTGGACACCGACATGGACATGGACACAGAAACCACAGCACTCTGCCCTTCTGGCAGTCACCAGACCTCCCCCCCAAGGACACCCACGCCAG AAGCAAATGCAACACTGCTGAAGAAGCCAGAGAGACTGTTTGCAGGGCTGGACCGGAGTGGACCACCCTCTGCCCCGGGGGCCCCTAGACGAAGAGGCAGTATGCCTGTCCCCTACAAGCACCAGCTGCGGCGGGCCCAGGCTGTAGATGAACTTGACTGGCCACCTCAAGCTTCATCCTCTGGCTCCTCTGACTCCTTGGGCTCAGGGGAGGCAGCCCCCACCCAAAAGGATGCCATCTTCAAGGTCATGCTGGTGGGGGAGAGCGGTGTGGGCAAGAGTACCCTAGCAGGCACTTTCGGCAGTCTCCAGGGAGACAGTGCTCATGAGCTGGAGAATCCAG AGGACACCTATGAGAGACGCATCATGGTGGATAAAGAGGAAGTAACTCTAGTTGTTTATGACATCTGGGAACAG GGGGAAGCAGGGGGGTGGCTGCGGGACCACTGCCTTCAGACGGGGGATGCTTTTCTCATCGTCTTCTCAGTCACTGATCGACGAAGCTTCTCCAAAGTTCCAGAGACCCTACTTCGGCTCCGGGCTGAGAGGCCCCACCATGACCTGCCTGTCATTCTTGTAGGAAACAAGAGTGACCTGGCCCGTTCCAGGGAGGTCTCATTGGAGG AGGGCCGCCACCTggcaggaacactgagctgcaaGCACATCGAGACATCAGCCGCCCTGCACCACAACACGCGGGAGCTCTTCGAGGGTGCGGTACGCCAGATCCGTCTGCGGAGGGGCCGGAGCCGCGCGGGAGGTCAGCGGCCGGAGTGTGGCAGCCCCGAGGGCCCCGCGCCACCCGCGCGCCGCGAAAGCCTCACCAAGAAGGCCAAGCGCTTCCTTGCCAACCTGGTGCCCCGCAACGCCAAGTTCTTCAAGCAGCGCTCCAGGTCGTGTCACGACCTCTCCGTGCTCTGA
- the RBM23 gene encoding probable RNA-binding protein 23 isoform X2 — MASDDFDIVIEAMLEAPYKKEEDEQQRKEVKKDGPSNPSSSTGNSGSGSSTGGEASKKKRSRSHSKSRDRKHSRSRDWDRHRRRNSRSRSRDRQRRHRSRSWDRRHSNESRSRDRRREDRVHYRSPPLATGRRYGHSKSPHFREKSPIREPVDNLSPEERDARTVFCMQLAARIRPRDLEDFFSAVGKVRDVRIISDRNSRRSKGIAYVEFCEIQSVPLAIGLTGQRLLGVPIIVQASQAEKNRLAAMANNLQKGSGGPMRLYVGSLHFNITEDMLRGIFEPFGKIDNIVLMKDSDTGRSKGYGFITFSDSECARRALEQLNGFELAGRPMRVGHVTERLDGGTDITFPDGDQELDLGSAGGRLQLMAKLAEGSGIQLPTTAAAAAATTAAVQAAALQLNGAVPLGALNPGALTALSPALNLASQAIATQCFQLSSLFNPQTM; from the exons ATGGCATCTGATGACTTTGATATAGTGATTGAGGCCATGCTGGAGGCTCCCTATAAAAAAGAGGAG GATGAGCAGCAAAGGAAAGAGGTTAAAAAGGATGGTCCTAGCAACCCCAGCAGCAGCACCGGCAACAGTGGCAGTGGGAGCAGCACCGGTGGGGAGGCAAGCAA GAAAAAGAGGAGTCGGAGCCATAGTAAAAGCAGGGATAGAAAGCACAG TCGTAGTCGAGACTGGGATCGGCATAGACGGAGAAACAGTCGGAGCCGAAGTCGAGATCGGCAGCGTCGTCACCGCAGCCGTAGCTGGGATCGTCGACATAGTAATGAGTCCCGAAGTCGGGACCGTCGTCGTGAGGATCGTGTGCACTATCGGAGTCCACCACTAGCCACTGG ACGTAGGTATGGACACAGTAAGAGTcctcatttcagagagaagagcccAATCAG GGAGCCAGTTGATAATCTGAGTCCTGAGGAACGTGATGCCCGAACAGTTTTCTGTATGCAGTTAGCCGCCCGCATTCGGCCTCGAGACCTGGAGGACTTTTTCTCTGCTGTTGGCAAG GTTCGTGACGTACGTATCATCTCAGATCGGAACTCACGTCGTTCTAAGGGCATTGCTTATGTGGAATTCTGTGAAATCCAGTCTGTGCCACTGGCGATTGGGTTGACCGGGCAGCGGCTTCTGGGAGTACCTATTATTGTACAGGCCTCACAG GCTGAGAAGAACCGACTTGCAGCCATGGCCAACAATCTGCAGAAGGGCAGTGGTGGACCAATGCGCCTGTATGTGGGCTCCCTGCACTTCAATATCACTGAGGACATGCTCCGGGGCATCTTTGAGCCCTTTGGCAAA ATCGATAATATTGTCCTGATGAAGGACTCAGATACAGGCCGCTCTAAAGGTTACGGTTTTATTACG TTCTCTGACTCTGAGTGCGCACGGCGGGCCCTGGAACAGTTGAATGGATTTGAGCTTGCTGGTCGACCTATGAGGGTTGGCCATGTGACTGAGCGACTAGATGGTGGCACAGATATTACTTTTCCTGATGGAGACCAGGAGCTGGATCTGGGATCAGCAGGTGGACGTTTACAGCTCATGGCCAAATTGGCAGAAG gcTCTGGAATCCAGCTGCCAACCACAGCTGCTGCCGCCGCTGCCACCACTGCCGCTGTCCAAGCTGCTGCCTTGCAGTTGAACGGAGCAGTTCCTTTGGGGGCCCTAAACCCAGGAGCTCTGACTG CTCTGAGTCCAGCCCTGAACCTTGCCTCTCAGGCAATCGCCACCCAGTGCTTCCAGCTTTCTAGCCTTTTTAACCCCCAGACCAT GTAA
- the REM2 gene encoding GTP-binding protein REM 2 isoform X1: MHSDLDTDMDMDTETTALCPSGSHQTSPPRTPTPEANATLLKKPERLFAGLDRSGPPSAPGAPRRRGSMPVPYKHQLRRAQAVDELDWPPQASSSGSSDSLGSGEAAPTQKDAIFKVMLVGESGVGKSTLAGTFGSLQGDSAHELENPEDTYERRIMVDKEEVTLVVYDIWEQGEAGGWLRDHCLQTGDAFLIVFSVTDRRSFSKVPETLLRLRAERPHHDLPVILVGNKSDLARSREVSLEGPVQPGMLLNRPLPAEGRHLAGTLSCKHIETSAALHHNTRELFEGAVRQIRLRRGRSRAGGQRPECGSPEGPAPPARRESLTKKAKRFLANLVPRNAKFFKQRSRSCHDLSVL; this comes from the exons ATGCATTCGGACCTGGACACCGACATGGACATGGACACAGAAACCACAGCACTCTGCCCTTCTGGCAGTCACCAGACCTCCCCCCCAAGGACACCCACGCCAG AAGCAAATGCAACACTGCTGAAGAAGCCAGAGAGACTGTTTGCAGGGCTGGACCGGAGTGGACCACCCTCTGCCCCGGGGGCCCCTAGACGAAGAGGCAGTATGCCTGTCCCCTACAAGCACCAGCTGCGGCGGGCCCAGGCTGTAGATGAACTTGACTGGCCACCTCAAGCTTCATCCTCTGGCTCCTCTGACTCCTTGGGCTCAGGGGAGGCAGCCCCCACCCAAAAGGATGCCATCTTCAAGGTCATGCTGGTGGGGGAGAGCGGTGTGGGCAAGAGTACCCTAGCAGGCACTTTCGGCAGTCTCCAGGGAGACAGTGCTCATGAGCTGGAGAATCCAG AGGACACCTATGAGAGACGCATCATGGTGGATAAAGAGGAAGTAACTCTAGTTGTTTATGACATCTGGGAACAG GGGGAAGCAGGGGGGTGGCTGCGGGACCACTGCCTTCAGACGGGGGATGCTTTTCTCATCGTCTTCTCAGTCACTGATCGACGAAGCTTCTCCAAAGTTCCAGAGACCCTACTTCGGCTCCGGGCTGAGAGGCCCCACCATGACCTGCCTGTCATTCTTGTAGGAAACAAGAGTGACCTGGCCCGTTCCAGGGAGGTCTCATTGGAGG GCCCAGTACAGCCCGGCATGCTCCTGAACCGGCCCCTTCCCGCAGAGGGCCGCCACCTggcaggaacactgagctgcaaGCACATCGAGACATCAGCCGCCCTGCACCACAACACGCGGGAGCTCTTCGAGGGTGCGGTACGCCAGATCCGTCTGCGGAGGGGCCGGAGCCGCGCGGGAGGTCAGCGGCCGGAGTGTGGCAGCCCCGAGGGCCCCGCGCCACCCGCGCGCCGCGAAAGCCTCACCAAGAAGGCCAAGCGCTTCCTTGCCAACCTGGTGCCCCGCAACGCCAAGTTCTTCAAGCAGCGCTCCAGGTCGTGTCACGACCTCTCCGTGCTCTGA
- the RBM23 gene encoding probable RNA-binding protein 23 isoform X4, producing the protein MQLAARIRPRDLEDFFSAVGKVRDVRIISDRNSRRSKGIAYVEFCEIQSVPLAIGLTGQRLLGVPIIVQASQAEKNRLAAMANNLQKGSGGPMRLYVGSLHFNITEDMLRGIFEPFGKIDNIVLMKDSDTGRSKGYGFITFSDSECARRALEQLNGFELAGRPMRVGHVTERLDGGTDITFPDGDQELDLGSAGGRLQLMAKLAEGSGIQLPTTAAAAAATTAAVQAAALQLNGAVPLGALNPGALTALSPALNLASQAIATQCFQLSSLFNPQTM; encoded by the exons ATGCAGTTAGCCGCCCGCATTCGGCCTCGAGACCTGGAGGACTTTTTCTCTGCTGTTGGCAAG GTTCGTGACGTACGTATCATCTCAGATCGGAACTCACGTCGTTCTAAGGGCATTGCTTATGTGGAATTCTGTGAAATCCAGTCTGTGCCACTGGCGATTGGGTTGACCGGGCAGCGGCTTCTGGGAGTACCTATTATTGTACAGGCCTCACAG GCTGAGAAGAACCGACTTGCAGCCATGGCCAACAATCTGCAGAAGGGCAGTGGTGGACCAATGCGCCTGTATGTGGGCTCCCTGCACTTCAATATCACTGAGGACATGCTCCGGGGCATCTTTGAGCCCTTTGGCAAA ATCGATAATATTGTCCTGATGAAGGACTCAGATACAGGCCGCTCTAAAGGTTACGGTTTTATTACG TTCTCTGACTCTGAGTGCGCACGGCGGGCCCTGGAACAGTTGAATGGATTTGAGCTTGCTGGTCGACCTATGAGGGTTGGCCATGTGACTGAGCGACTAGATGGTGGCACAGATATTACTTTTCCTGATGGAGACCAGGAGCTGGATCTGGGATCAGCAGGTGGACGTTTACAGCTCATGGCCAAATTGGCAGAAG gcTCTGGAATCCAGCTGCCAACCACAGCTGCTGCCGCCGCTGCCACCACTGCCGCTGTCCAAGCTGCTGCCTTGCAGTTGAACGGAGCAGTTCCTTTGGGGGCCCTAAACCCAGGAGCTCTGACTG CTCTGAGTCCAGCCCTGAACCTTGCCTCTCAGGCAATCGCCACCCAGTGCTTCCAGCTTTCTAGCCTTTTTAACCCCCAGACCATGTGA
- the RBM23 gene encoding probable RNA-binding protein 23 isoform X3, with translation MASDDFDIVIEAMLEAPYKKEEDEQQRKEVKKDGPSNPSSSTGNSGSGSSTGGEASNRSRDWDRHRRRNSRSRSRDRQRRHRSRSWDRRHSNESRSRDRRREDRVHYRSPPLATGRRYGHSKSPHFREKSPIREPVDNLSPEERDARTVFCMQLAARIRPRDLEDFFSAVGKVRDVRIISDRNSRRSKGIAYVEFCEIQSVPLAIGLTGQRLLGVPIIVQASQAEKNRLAAMANNLQKGSGGPMRLYVGSLHFNITEDMLRGIFEPFGKIDNIVLMKDSDTGRSKGYGFITFSDSECARRALEQLNGFELAGRPMRVGHVTERLDGGTDITFPDGDQELDLGSAGGRLQLMAKLAEGSGIQLPTTAAAAAATTAAVQAAALQLNGAVPLGALNPGALTALSPALNLASQAIATQCFQLSSLFNPQTM, from the exons ATGGCATCTGATGACTTTGATATAGTGATTGAGGCCATGCTGGAGGCTCCCTATAAAAAAGAGGAG GATGAGCAGCAAAGGAAAGAGGTTAAAAAGGATGGTCCTAGCAACCCCAGCAGCAGCACCGGCAACAGTGGCAGTGGGAGCAGCACCGGTGGGGAGGCAAGCAA TCGTAGTCGAGACTGGGATCGGCATAGACGGAGAAACAGTCGGAGCCGAAGTCGAGATCGGCAGCGTCGTCACCGCAGCCGTAGCTGGGATCGTCGACATAGTAATGAGTCCCGAAGTCGGGACCGTCGTCGTGAGGATCGTGTGCACTATCGGAGTCCACCACTAGCCACTGG ACGTAGGTATGGACACAGTAAGAGTcctcatttcagagagaagagcccAATCAG GGAGCCAGTTGATAATCTGAGTCCTGAGGAACGTGATGCCCGAACAGTTTTCTGTATGCAGTTAGCCGCCCGCATTCGGCCTCGAGACCTGGAGGACTTTTTCTCTGCTGTTGGCAAG GTTCGTGACGTACGTATCATCTCAGATCGGAACTCACGTCGTTCTAAGGGCATTGCTTATGTGGAATTCTGTGAAATCCAGTCTGTGCCACTGGCGATTGGGTTGACCGGGCAGCGGCTTCTGGGAGTACCTATTATTGTACAGGCCTCACAG GCTGAGAAGAACCGACTTGCAGCCATGGCCAACAATCTGCAGAAGGGCAGTGGTGGACCAATGCGCCTGTATGTGGGCTCCCTGCACTTCAATATCACTGAGGACATGCTCCGGGGCATCTTTGAGCCCTTTGGCAAA ATCGATAATATTGTCCTGATGAAGGACTCAGATACAGGCCGCTCTAAAGGTTACGGTTTTATTACG TTCTCTGACTCTGAGTGCGCACGGCGGGCCCTGGAACAGTTGAATGGATTTGAGCTTGCTGGTCGACCTATGAGGGTTGGCCATGTGACTGAGCGACTAGATGGTGGCACAGATATTACTTTTCCTGATGGAGACCAGGAGCTGGATCTGGGATCAGCAGGTGGACGTTTACAGCTCATGGCCAAATTGGCAGAAG gcTCTGGAATCCAGCTGCCAACCACAGCTGCTGCCGCCGCTGCCACCACTGCCGCTGTCCAAGCTGCTGCCTTGCAGTTGAACGGAGCAGTTCCTTTGGGGGCCCTAAACCCAGGAGCTCTGACTG CTCTGAGTCCAGCCCTGAACCTTGCCTCTCAGGCAATCGCCACCCAGTGCTTCCAGCTTTCTAGCCTTTTTAACCCCCAGACCATGTGA